The genomic segment TCGTCGGGCTTCCGGCTCCCGTCAACAAGCCATATCACGCGGAACAGCTTTACTACGCTCGCGCGCATCGCCATCAGGCCGGTGTCACCTGCGAGGTCGAGTGCCCGGCTGAACGACCCGTCCGACATCTGGGCAATTACGTCCGCGTCTTCTCTCGTAAGATCGGTCTCGTCGACCAGGCGCGAAGCGATCTCGGCTGGCGGCAGCGGGGCAAAGACGACTCTCTGACAGCGCGAGAGGATTGTAGGAAGAATGTGGTCGATGCGGCTGGTCGTCAGCACAAAGACCGTTCGGGGTGACGGCTCCTCAAGCAGCTTGAGAAACGCGTTCGCCGATTGCCTACCTAAAAGGTGGGCGTCCGTGAGGATGCCGATCTTGTACGCCCCTTCGACGGGCTTGAAGCTGAAGGCCCTGTGCAACTCCGCATGCACCCTGTCGATGAGATAACCTGCCTGCTTGCTTGATACACGTTCGGGATCATCCAGCACGGGCCTGCGCGCGAAATCGACTGTGGCGTACGGGTTCTGGAAAAGCCTGGACAGTCGTTTCGCTACATCGGCCGCATCAGCATCCTTTGGCTGCGGGATCAGAACGTGCAGGTCGGGGTGGACACCGCGCGACACTTTCTGGCAGGGAATGCAACTTCCGCACGCCACGCCCGATGCCTTCTCACACAGAAGGGCCTTCGCAAATTCGAGAGCGACGGCACGTTTTCCGACCCCGTCCGGTCCGTGGAAGAGGTAGGCGTGGGCCACACGCTCGCTGGCGATGGCGCTGCGGAGCGCCTCCCGGGCCCGGGTCTGATTGATGGGGATGAAGGTCGACATGCTCCAAGATCGTCCGCGGCGACAAGAAAGTCTAAAGGTGCTGTTTTCCGCGCGGGTGTGCCCTGGTCGTGACCGCGGCGGTCCGCGGAACTTTGGAGCGGCGTACCGTATTTTAGGGCTGCCTCGTACGTGCGAGGTGAACGCGGCGCGGTAGCTCAGGTGGTCAGAGCGACGGATTCATAACCCGTAGGTCGGCGGTTCAAGTCCGCCTCGCGCCACACGTCTCGGCACTATTGAACCCGGTTTCGTCTAAAGGATGACCGCACCTGACAACAATCGGACATACCGGACGGCCGTCCACTTTGAACTGTGCGTTGGCTTGCTGTTCACATTCATTCCGATGATCCCGGCGGGCACTGAGCGACATGCATCGGCGCATTTACTCCAACAGCGAGATCTCCTCCGTCCTCAGAGGCCATTCCCATCCCCAACGGACCAGGCGTGACACCGCGGGTAGGCAGGCCCATGCTCGATAGTGACCGGTTAATCCACGGCCGACCCCGATGCAGCACGAAGACCTACACCTTCACCCCATTGAGCCAGCTGAGCGGAACGGGTTCGCGCTTCTTGCTCATCCGATACGCACCGATCTTCTCGATCCGGTCAGGAAGGCGAGCGAGGTACTCCTGCTC from the Rhodothermales bacterium genome contains:
- a CDS encoding DNA polymerase III subunit delta', producing the protein MSTFIPINQTRAREALRSAIASERVAHAYLFHGPDGVGKRAVALEFAKALLCEKASGVACGSCIPCQKVSRGVHPDLHVLIPQPKDADAADVAKRLSRLFQNPYATVDFARRPVLDDPERVSSKQAGYLIDRVHAELHRAFSFKPVEGAYKIGILTDAHLLGRQSANAFLKLLEEPSPRTVFVLTTSRIDHILPTILSRCQRVVFAPLPPAEIASRLVDETDLTREDADVIAQMSDGSFSRALDLAGDTGLMAMRASVVKLFRVIWLVDGSRKPDDVDRFIDMVAEHAGLGRERLKNLLRLMLGWLGDIVTYRATGHVDLLVNVDQAEQVQKFADNLSEANVPGMIGLVEEAFELIQRNVHLTLLVSRLYNELRRAMRGEDVDRLYVPLVEWTQTEAPVPAP